A genomic window from Thermococcus nautili includes:
- the hypE gene encoding hydrogenase expression/formation protein HypE gives MGEKIKLEHGAGGEIMEELLRDVILKTLTLKSAGGIGLDQLDDGATIPFGDKHIVFTIDGHTVKPLFFPGGDIGRLAISGTVNDLAVMGAKPLALANSMIIGEGLDMEVLERVLRSMDETSKEVPVPIVTGDTKVVEEPIEMFVITAGVGIAEKPVSDAGAKVGDIVLVSGTIGDHGIALMSHREGIAFETELKSDVAPIWEVVEAVANAIGWENIHAMKDPTRAGLSNALNEIARKSNVGILVREDAIPVKPEVRAASEMLGISPYDVANEGKVVMVVAREYAEEALEAMRKTKRGKDAAIIGEVIEEYRGKVLLETGIGGKRFMEPPAGDPVPRIC, from the coding sequence ATGGGTGAAAAGATAAAGCTCGAACACGGTGCGGGCGGAGAAATAATGGAGGAGCTCCTGAGGGACGTCATACTGAAGACCCTGACCCTCAAGAGCGCCGGGGGAATAGGACTCGACCAGCTCGACGACGGAGCGACGATACCGTTCGGAGACAAGCACATAGTCTTCACCATCGATGGACACACCGTCAAGCCTCTCTTCTTCCCCGGCGGTGACATAGGCAGGCTCGCGATAAGCGGAACGGTCAACGATTTGGCGGTGATGGGTGCGAAGCCTTTAGCCTTAGCAAACTCGATGATTATCGGGGAAGGCCTTGACATGGAAGTCCTTGAGAGGGTTCTCCGCTCGATGGACGAGACGTCTAAGGAAGTCCCCGTTCCAATCGTCACCGGCGACACGAAGGTCGTTGAAGAGCCGATAGAGATGTTCGTGATTACCGCGGGAGTTGGAATCGCGGAAAAGCCGGTAAGCGACGCCGGTGCGAAGGTTGGGGATATAGTCCTCGTCAGCGGGACGATAGGCGACCACGGGATAGCGCTGATGAGCCACAGGGAGGGTATAGCCTTCGAAACCGAGCTGAAGAGCGACGTCGCACCGATATGGGAGGTCGTTGAAGCAGTTGCAAACGCCATCGGCTGGGAAAATATACACGCGATGAAGGACCCCACGAGGGCCGGGCTTAGCAACGCCCTCAACGAGATAGCGAGGAAGAGCAACGTCGGAATCCTCGTCAGGGAGGATGCAATACCCGTGAAGCCCGAGGTGAGGGCCGCGAGCGAGATGTTGGGAATCAGTCCCTACGATGTTGCCAACGAGGGGAAAGTGGTTATGGTCGTCGCCAGGGAGTACGCGGAGGAAGCCCTTGAGGCAATGAGAAAGACGAAGAGAGGAAAAGACGCGGCGATAATCGGCGAGGTAATAGAAGAATACAGAGGGAAGGTCCTCCTCGAAACCGGAATCGGCGGAAAGCGCTTCATGGAGCCTCCGGCCGGAGACCCCGTGCCGAGGATATGCTAA
- a CDS encoding nucleotidyltransferase family protein: protein MPVIPREELLEILREVKEKLIKILGDDLVEVILFGSYARGEAKEDSDVDVIVMVKRRLTLEEHDRLSEITEEYVLEKGLVVSLIVYPVNPRMEDDPLIWNVNVEGVKV from the coding sequence ATGCCCGTAATCCCGAGGGAAGAGCTCCTCGAAATCCTGCGCGAGGTGAAGGAAAAGCTCATCAAAATCCTCGGCGACGACTTAGTCGAGGTTATCCTCTTCGGCTCGTACGCGAGGGGCGAAGCTAAAGAAGACAGCGACGTTGACGTGATTGTCATGGTCAAGAGACGGCTAACGCTCGAAGAGCACGACCGACTCAGTGAAATCACAGAGGAATACGTTCTGGAGAAAGGGTTAGTTGTCTCGCTCATCGTTTACCCAGTTAATCCAAGAATGGAGGACGACCCGCTGATATGGAACGTGAATGTCGAGGGGGTCAAGGTATGA
- the hypF gene encoding carbamoyltransferase HypF — MKAYRIHVQGIVQAVGFRPFIYRIAHEHNLRGYVKNLGDAGVEIVVEGREEDIEAFIEDIYRKKPPLARVDRLEKKEIPPQGFDRFYIEKSSKGGSGGDSIIPPDIAICEDCLRELFDPTNKRYMYPFIVCTNCGPRFTIIEDLPYDRENTTMKEFPMCDFCESEYKDPLNRRYHAEPVCCPVCGPSYRLYTSDGEEITGDPLRKAAELIDKGYIVAIKGIGGIHLACDATREDVVAELRRRTFRPQKPFAIMADSLETVKSFAYVSNEEEEELTSYRRPIVTLRKREPFPLPENLAPGLHTIGVMLPYAGTHYILFHWSKTKVYVMTSANYPGMPMVKDNDKAFEELKDIADYFLLHNRRILNRADDSVIRFVDGKRAVIRRSRGFVPLPIEIPFSYRGLAVGAELMNAFGVAKNGKVYPSQYIGNTGKVEVLEFMREAIEHFKRILRVKEFDLIVADLHPTYNTTKLAMELANELNVELLQVQHHYAHIASVLAEKNLESAVGIAVDGVGYGTDGNTWGGEVLYLGYEDVERLAHIDYYPLPGGDLASYYPLRALMGILSKVYSVEELEGVIRKCCPKAVESLKYGEVEFSVALNQLAKGINLAYASSTGRVLDALSVLLNVAYRRHYEGEPAMKLESFAMKGKNDLKFEVPVEGELLKVEELFVQALDVLEKASPADIAYSVHLALARAFAGVAIEKAKEFGVKDVVMSGGVAYNELIVKTVRKAVEASGLKFHVTTEVPRGDNGINVGQAFLGGLYLEGYLTKEDLML; from the coding sequence ATGAAGGCTTACCGTATTCACGTTCAGGGCATCGTTCAGGCCGTTGGATTCAGGCCGTTCATTTACAGAATAGCGCACGAGCACAACCTGAGGGGCTACGTCAAGAACCTCGGCGATGCCGGAGTCGAGATAGTCGTAGAGGGCCGTGAAGAGGATATAGAGGCATTCATAGAGGACATCTACCGGAAAAAACCTCCCCTCGCAAGGGTTGACAGGCTCGAAAAGAAGGAAATCCCGCCCCAGGGGTTCGACCGCTTCTACATCGAGAAGAGCTCGAAGGGCGGAAGCGGTGGGGACTCGATAATTCCGCCCGACATAGCCATCTGCGAGGACTGCCTGAGAGAACTTTTCGACCCGACGAACAAGCGCTACATGTACCCCTTCATCGTCTGCACCAACTGCGGGCCGAGGTTCACAATTATCGAGGATTTACCCTACGACCGCGAGAACACGACGATGAAGGAATTTCCGATGTGCGACTTCTGCGAGAGCGAGTACAAAGACCCCCTGAACAGGCGCTACCATGCTGAACCCGTCTGCTGTCCCGTCTGCGGGCCGAGCTACCGTCTCTATACGAGCGACGGGGAGGAAATCACGGGCGACCCGCTGAGGAAGGCGGCGGAGCTGATTGATAAGGGCTACATAGTGGCCATCAAGGGAATCGGCGGAATCCATCTGGCGTGCGACGCGACAAGGGAAGACGTCGTTGCCGAGCTGAGGAGGAGAACCTTCAGGCCCCAGAAGCCCTTCGCCATAATGGCTGACTCGCTTGAGACGGTCAAAAGCTTCGCCTACGTGAGCAACGAAGAAGAGGAGGAGCTGACCAGCTATAGAAGACCCATCGTGACGCTCCGCAAGAGGGAACCCTTCCCCCTGCCCGAGAACCTCGCGCCGGGGCTTCACACAATCGGCGTCATGCTTCCCTACGCTGGAACGCACTACATCCTCTTCCACTGGAGCAAGACTAAGGTTTACGTGATGACCTCAGCGAACTACCCGGGAATGCCAATGGTCAAGGACAACGACAAGGCGTTCGAGGAGCTGAAGGATATAGCTGACTACTTCCTGCTCCACAACAGGAGGATACTCAACCGCGCGGACGACAGCGTGATTCGCTTCGTTGACGGGAAGAGGGCTGTGATAAGGCGCTCCCGCGGTTTTGTGCCCCTCCCGATAGAGATTCCCTTCAGCTACCGCGGTCTGGCCGTTGGAGCCGAGCTTATGAACGCCTTTGGAGTTGCTAAAAACGGAAAGGTCTACCCGAGCCAGTACATCGGCAACACCGGAAAGGTCGAGGTTCTTGAGTTCATGAGGGAAGCGATAGAGCACTTCAAGAGGATTCTCCGGGTTAAAGAGTTCGATTTAATCGTTGCCGACCTCCACCCGACCTACAACACGACGAAGCTTGCAATGGAGCTTGCGAACGAGTTAAACGTGGAGCTACTCCAAGTTCAGCACCACTACGCCCACATAGCGAGTGTCTTAGCCGAGAAGAACCTCGAATCCGCTGTAGGAATAGCCGTTGATGGAGTGGGTTACGGAACCGATGGCAACACGTGGGGTGGCGAGGTGCTCTACCTCGGCTACGAGGACGTGGAGAGGTTAGCTCATATAGACTACTACCCGCTTCCCGGCGGAGACCTGGCGAGTTACTACCCGCTAAGGGCTCTGATGGGAATCCTGAGCAAGGTTTACAGCGTCGAGGAGCTCGAAGGGGTCATAAGGAAGTGCTGTCCAAAAGCCGTGGAGAGCCTGAAGTACGGCGAGGTGGAGTTTTCAGTTGCTCTGAACCAGCTCGCCAAGGGGATAAACCTCGCCTACGCTTCGTCAACCGGAAGGGTCCTCGACGCCCTGTCGGTTCTGCTCAACGTGGCCTACAGGAGGCACTATGAGGGCGAGCCGGCGATGAAGCTCGAGAGCTTCGCGATGAAGGGCAAGAACGACCTCAAGTTCGAGGTGCCGGTCGAGGGAGAACTCCTCAAGGTCGAGGAGCTGTTCGTGCAGGCGCTGGACGTCCTTGAAAAGGCCTCCCCGGCGGACATAGCTTACTCGGTTCACCTGGCCCTCGCGAGGGCCTTTGCAGGGGTTGCCATCGAGAAAGCTAAAGAGTTCGGCGTGAAGGACGTCGTGATGAGCGGTGGTGTCGCTTACAACGAGCTGATAGTCAAGACAGTAAGGAAAGCCGTTGAGGCGTCGGGCCTTAAGTTCCACGTTACAACGGAGGTCCCGCGCGGGGACAACGGGATAAACGTCGGCCAGGCCTTCCTCGGCGGGCTGTACCTGGAGGGCTACCTGACGAAGGAGGATTTGATGCTGTGA
- the hypD gene encoding hydrogenase formation protein HypD: MGTLDKFRDRELAQKIVKKIHEEAKGLDEVRFMHVCGTHEDTVTRTGIRSLLPENVKILSGPGCPVCITPVEDIVKMMEIMRQAYEEGDRIIMTTFGDMYKIPTPRGSFADLKSEGYDIRVVYSIYDTYRIAKENPDRTVVHFSPGFETTTAPAAGMLNVVAQEELENFKIYSVHRLTPPAVEVLIKQGTRFHGLIDPGHVSVIIGVKGWEPITEKYGVPQVIAGFEPVDMLLAVLYLVRMVKAGEAKIINEYTRSVKYEGNVVAQKLIDKFFEVKDARWRALGVMPKSGLELRKEWKELEIRTYYDPEVPKLPDLEKGCLCGAILRGLALPPQCPHFGKTCTPRHPIGPCMVSYEGTCSIFYKYGALF; encoded by the coding sequence ATGGGGACGCTGGACAAGTTCAGGGACAGGGAGCTCGCTCAGAAGATAGTGAAGAAAATCCACGAGGAGGCGAAAGGACTCGACGAGGTCCGCTTCATGCACGTCTGCGGAACCCACGAGGACACCGTGACGAGAACCGGAATCCGCTCTCTTCTCCCGGAGAACGTCAAGATACTCAGCGGGCCGGGCTGTCCGGTCTGTATAACCCCGGTCGAGGACATCGTCAAGATGATGGAGATAATGCGCCAGGCCTACGAGGAGGGCGACAGAATAATCATGACGACCTTCGGCGACATGTACAAGATTCCGACGCCGAGGGGAAGCTTCGCCGATTTGAAGAGTGAGGGCTACGACATCAGGGTCGTTTACTCAATCTACGACACCTACCGCATAGCCAAGGAGAACCCCGACAGGACGGTGGTTCACTTCTCACCGGGCTTCGAGACGACCACAGCCCCGGCCGCAGGAATGCTCAACGTTGTTGCCCAGGAGGAGCTGGAGAACTTCAAGATTTACTCGGTTCACAGGCTCACGCCACCGGCGGTTGAGGTCCTTATAAAGCAGGGAACGCGCTTCCACGGGCTCATTGACCCCGGCCACGTCTCGGTTATAATAGGCGTCAAGGGCTGGGAGCCGATAACCGAGAAGTACGGCGTTCCCCAGGTTATAGCCGGTTTCGAGCCGGTTGACATGCTCCTCGCGGTACTCTACCTCGTCAGAATGGTGAAGGCCGGCGAGGCGAAGATAATCAACGAGTACACTCGCTCCGTTAAATACGAGGGCAACGTCGTTGCCCAGAAGCTCATAGACAAGTTCTTCGAGGTCAAGGACGCGAGGTGGCGCGCTCTCGGAGTCATGCCCAAGAGCGGTCTCGAGCTGAGGAAGGAGTGGAAGGAGCTTGAGATAAGGACTTACTACGACCCCGAAGTCCCGAAGCTCCCCGACCTCGAGAAGGGCTGTCTCTGCGGGGCAATCCTCAGGGGACTGGCCCTGCCACCGCAGTGCCCGCACTTCGGAAAGACCTGCACGCCGAGGCACCCAATAGGGCCGTGCATGGTGTCCTACGAGGGAACGTGCTCGATATTCTACAAGTACGGGGCGTTGTTCTAA
- a CDS encoding HypC/HybG/HupF family hydrogenase formation chaperone has protein sequence MCLATVAKVLEVDREKGTAWVDFGGVKREARIDLMPDVKPGEYVLIHTGFIIERVDEETAKEILSAWDEVFKLEKDAIGGYYYPGD, from the coding sequence ATGTGTCTGGCGACCGTTGCGAAGGTTTTGGAGGTTGACAGGGAGAAGGGAACCGCGTGGGTGGACTTCGGAGGCGTCAAGAGAGAGGCCAGGATTGATTTGATGCCCGACGTCAAGCCCGGCGAGTACGTGCTGATTCACACCGGCTTCATAATCGAGCGCGTTGATGAAGAGACCGCGAAGGAAATCCTCTCGGCCTGGGATGAGGTCTTCAAGCTCGAAAAGGACGCGATAGGTGGCTACTACTACCCGGGTGATTGA
- a CDS encoding HypC/HybG/HupF family hydrogenase formation chaperone, giving the protein MALMLAGKVIEVRDGRAIVDVEGQLREARLDFVKDVKPGDYVKIYYGIVLEKVSRSEAEETLARCSYHRSRKLELTFTVSNRRF; this is encoded by the coding sequence ATGGCCCTGATGCTCGCGGGAAAGGTCATCGAAGTCAGGGATGGAAGGGCGATAGTTGACGTTGAGGGCCAGCTCAGGGAGGCAAGGCTGGACTTTGTAAAAGATGTAAAACCCGGGGACTACGTGAAGATTTACTACGGCATAGTTCTTGAAAAGGTCAGCAGGAGCGAGGCGGAAGAGACCCTCGCGAGGTGCTCATACCACCGCTCAAGGAAGCTCGAGCTGACCTTCACGGTTTCAAACCGGAGGTTTTAG
- a CDS encoding DUF302 domain-containing protein has translation MDMGQMINAGKSKYSYEETIGKIKAKVEEIGWSVVAEHDMEKKVGIRVYIIELCNKEFAKKALEKPENRWVSAFMPCRIAVAENPDGVYVYGMNMGAFAGMAPGELGELFKKVSEVDEVILNSVL, from the coding sequence ATGGACATGGGCCAGATGATTAACGCCGGAAAGAGCAAGTACTCCTACGAGGAGACCATAGGAAAGATTAAGGCCAAGGTCGAGGAGATTGGATGGAGCGTTGTTGCCGAGCACGACATGGAGAAGAAAGTCGGCATTAGGGTTTACATCATTGAGCTCTGCAACAAGGAGTTCGCAAAGAAGGCCCTCGAAAAGCCCGAGAACCGCTGGGTTTCTGCTTTTATGCCATGTCGGATTGCAGTTGCTGAAAACCCGGATGGAGTTTATGTTTACGGTATGAACATGGGTGCCTTTGCCGGAATGGCTCCTGGGGAGCTCGGGGAGCTGTTTAAGAAGGTTTCTGAGGTTGATGAGGTCATCCTCAATTCCGTTCTCTAA
- a CDS encoding TetR/AcrR family transcriptional regulator gives MATKSPGKTREKLVSSAMELFAKKGFDKTTVDEIVARAGVAKGTFYLYFKSKDDLIKELAFEVMPIMAMPSLNDPYITVSFPTLESYLLQLGKEFLEFYSESYRAEIFFHMLSVRERMKSIDEIYRQSCSELLREGARRITAYVKVGFEDALIAFQVFIASLMHYLHAKECIGLPGDHYLKRAVNVVLNHLRLSASV, from the coding sequence ATGGCTACAAAGTCCCCTGGTAAAACCCGCGAGAAACTCGTGTCCTCTGCAATGGAGCTCTTTGCGAAGAAGGGTTTCGATAAGACCACGGTAGACGAGATAGTCGCCAGGGCGGGAGTTGCCAAGGGTACATTCTACCTCTACTTCAAGAGCAAAGACGACCTCATAAAGGAGCTTGCCTTTGAGGTCATGCCCATAATGGCCATGCCCTCGCTAAACGACCCCTACATAACGGTCTCGTTCCCAACCTTGGAGAGCTACCTCCTCCAGCTTGGGAAAGAGTTCCTTGAGTTCTATTCGGAGAGCTATCGGGCGGAAATCTTCTTCCACATGCTCTCAGTCCGGGAAAGAATGAAGAGCATAGATGAAATCTACCGTCAGTCCTGCTCGGAGCTTTTGAGAGAGGGTGCGAGGAGGATTACTGCCTACGTCAAGGTTGGTTTTGAAGATGCCCTCATAGCGTTTCAGGTCTTCATAGCGTCCCTCATGCACTACCTCCATGCGAAGGAATGTATCGGCCTCCCGGGTGACCATTACTTAAAGCGGGCCGTTAACGTTGTTCTCAATCACCTTCGCCTCTCTGCGAGCGTGTAA
- the fdhF gene encoding formate dehydrogenase subunit alpha — protein MAEKLVPVVCPWCSVGCRFYAVSVNGYIRKIEFDYDHPTVNRGKLCPKGVASYQFINSPKRLKKPLKRVGEKGEGKFEEISWSEAYRIIAEKIKEIKETYGPEAIAFLGSEKITFEENYLVHKLSKAIGTNHLDFPGRYCQYSNSPARTAVFGSAAATNPFEDVAKAEFILIWGHNPAETAPVFFGQYIEKAVLDNGAEMVVIDPRATRGHKYASMHLKPYPGTDLAIALAMLNVVISEELYDKEFVNERTTGFEELKEAVKEYTPEWAEKISGVPAEDIRKVARLFATKRTALFVNEGLNQHVNGFEFALALANLIAITGNIGKEGVWSGVFPGAQCGFCAAMTGIAPNKLPTGKLVTDEAARAELERLWGFKIPDWVGFDLTTMIREMGNKIRMMYIVGGNIARSAPNSRWVREQLKKLDFLVVQDIFLTETAKYADIVLPAAAWFEKTGTAISAERRVQRSYKAANPPGEAKPDWLILVELAKELGLGEYFKYEHPDEILREINSVIPIFKGATPEYLAEHPEGCFFPCTEPGEGTKVLFKNGFKTSDGKAHLQPVKWREPPEMPDEEYPLWLTNFRLVGHWHTGTMSFESPSLEKRWPEEYVMINPKDAEKYGIRSGDLVKVETRRGSVLVRAEVTDHVREGVIAMPNHWNINVLTLETIHEKTKMAELKAVAARIRKVEE, from the coding sequence ATGGCCGAGAAACTCGTGCCCGTAGTGTGCCCCTGGTGTTCAGTCGGCTGTCGCTTTTACGCGGTCAGCGTGAACGGCTACATCAGGAAGATTGAATTCGACTACGACCACCCCACCGTCAACCGCGGAAAGCTCTGCCCGAAGGGCGTTGCCTCCTACCAGTTCATCAACAGCCCCAAGAGACTTAAGAAGCCCCTCAAGCGCGTTGGTGAGAAGGGAGAAGGAAAGTTCGAGGAGATAAGCTGGAGCGAAGCTTACAGGATAATCGCCGAGAAGATTAAGGAAATCAAGGAGACCTACGGTCCCGAGGCAATAGCCTTCCTTGGAAGCGAGAAGATAACCTTCGAGGAGAACTACCTCGTCCACAAGCTGTCAAAGGCGATAGGAACCAACCACCTCGACTTCCCGGGAAGGTACTGCCAGTACTCCAACAGCCCCGCGAGAACGGCTGTCTTCGGTAGCGCCGCGGCGACTAATCCATTCGAGGATGTTGCCAAGGCCGAGTTCATTCTGATTTGGGGTCACAACCCCGCTGAGACTGCACCTGTCTTCTTCGGTCAGTACATTGAGAAGGCCGTCCTCGACAACGGCGCCGAGATGGTCGTCATAGACCCGCGCGCGACGAGGGGCCACAAGTACGCGAGCATGCACCTCAAGCCCTACCCGGGAACCGACCTCGCGATAGCCCTGGCTATGCTCAACGTCGTCATAAGCGAGGAACTCTACGACAAGGAGTTCGTCAACGAGAGGACGACCGGCTTCGAGGAGCTCAAGGAGGCCGTTAAGGAGTACACACCGGAGTGGGCCGAGAAGATAAGCGGCGTTCCCGCCGAGGACATAAGGAAAGTTGCGAGGCTCTTCGCCACCAAGAGAACTGCCCTCTTCGTCAACGAGGGCCTCAACCAGCACGTCAACGGTTTCGAGTTCGCCCTCGCCCTCGCGAACCTCATCGCGATTACCGGCAACATCGGCAAGGAAGGCGTCTGGAGCGGTGTCTTCCCGGGCGCCCAGTGTGGATTCTGTGCCGCCATGACCGGCATCGCCCCGAACAAGCTCCCGACCGGCAAGCTCGTCACCGACGAGGCCGCGAGGGCCGAGCTTGAGAGGCTCTGGGGCTTCAAGATACCAGACTGGGTCGGCTTTGACCTGACAACTATGATACGCGAGATGGGCAACAAGATTAGGATGATGTACATCGTCGGCGGCAACATTGCCCGCTCTGCCCCGAACAGCAGGTGGGTCAGGGAACAGCTCAAGAAGCTCGACTTCCTCGTCGTGCAGGACATATTCCTCACCGAGACTGCTAAATACGCCGACATAGTTCTCCCGGCCGCGGCCTGGTTTGAGAAGACCGGAACGGCAATAAGCGCCGAGAGAAGGGTCCAGAGGAGCTACAAGGCCGCGAATCCACCTGGAGAAGCCAAGCCCGACTGGCTCATCCTGGTTGAGCTCGCCAAGGAGCTCGGCCTCGGCGAGTACTTCAAGTACGAGCACCCGGACGAGATTCTCAGGGAGATAAACAGCGTTATTCCAATATTCAAGGGCGCAACGCCAGAATACCTCGCGGAGCACCCTGAGGGATGCTTCTTCCCGTGCACCGAGCCCGGCGAGGGAACGAAGGTCCTCTTCAAGAACGGCTTCAAGACGAGCGATGGAAAGGCCCACCTCCAGCCTGTTAAGTGGCGCGAGCCGCCGGAGATGCCCGATGAGGAGTACCCGCTCTGGCTCACCAACTTCAGGCTCGTCGGCCACTGGCACACGGGAACCATGTCCTTCGAGAGCCCGAGCCTTGAGAAGCGCTGGCCAGAGGAGTACGTCATGATTAACCCGAAGGACGCCGAGAAGTACGGCATAAGGAGCGGGGACCTCGTCAAGGTCGAGACCAGGCGCGGAAGCGTTCTCGTCAGGGCAGAGGTTACTGACCACGTCAGGGAGGGCGTTATCGCGATGCCGAACCACTGGAACATCAACGTTCTGACCCTTGAGACCATCCACGAGAAGACCAAGATGGCCGAGCTCAAGGCCGTCGCGGCCAGGATTAGGAAGGTGGAGGAGTGA
- a CDS encoding 4Fe-4S dicluster domain-containing protein, protein MSKKIFLDYKRCIGCKACEVACEMTHGEARIRVFEFPDLFTVPFNCRHCEKAPCENVCPTGALFRDEDGAVAFDPLKCIGCLMCAVACPFGIPKLDEENKIMDKCDLCSDRRAEGKLPACVSACPTEALLYGDMNEVLWNREGKIVANLKSSAEKGEGEKAYIVL, encoded by the coding sequence ATGAGCAAGAAGATTTTCCTCGACTATAAGCGCTGTATCGGCTGTAAGGCCTGTGAAGTGGCCTGTGAAATGACTCATGGCGAGGCAAGGATAAGGGTCTTCGAGTTCCCCGACCTCTTCACCGTTCCCTTCAACTGCCGCCACTGTGAAAAGGCTCCATGCGAAAACGTCTGTCCGACTGGGGCGCTCTTCAGGGACGAGGACGGCGCGGTTGCCTTTGACCCGCTCAAGTGTATCGGCTGTCTCATGTGTGCCGTTGCCTGTCCATTTGGAATTCCAAAGCTCGACGAGGAGAACAAGATTATGGATAAGTGCGACCTCTGTTCCGACAGAAGAGCGGAAGGAAAGCTTCCAGCGTGTGTCTCGGCCTGTCCAACGGAGGCCCTGCTCTACGGTGACATGAACGAGGTGCTTTGGAACAGGGAAGGAAAGATAGTGGCCAACTTGAAGAGCTCCGCCGAGAAGGGGGAGGGAGAAAAGGCCTACATCGTCCTCTGA
- a CDS encoding proton-conducting transporter transmembrane domain-containing protein, translating into MIELVLISALIPFVLLILWKLEGKTADLIAGAILGVSLLLNGMALYDFFSKGSDKVYHTAYVTTGNLGEVFGITADTASMLMGLVSILIAFLMAVYASKFLDSGKGKFYALFGLLTGASMVFIYSTNLVQFAVALELMAIAMLCLVELGNAKTDALKAFLVLNVGVLLILGAVAVLGTGQDLTKATYDGTAFLLLIFAAFMMSSQFPFYSWLPDSTASPIPASAYVHSASIVPLGAYMLFRVIQYMKPNDDYFWLLGGLTVALIILMMIYYPLQRDAKRLIAYSTIAQTGVAYITLAYALLGHVAGIQIALYQVVNHAVVKALAFASVGGLALAYGTTDLKLIKGMRRTVPWTSIAWFMSFLGLAGVLPLGLFFSKAFTIMSTRHAKGIASWLFPAVVLIDAAIFLIVVLLWFREIFFGEGEAKKEPKVIVAVLIVLIIVGIIMPWVSLDVVMKIGFAG; encoded by the coding sequence ATGATTGAACTGGTGCTAATCTCAGCGCTCATCCCCTTCGTGCTCCTGATACTCTGGAAGCTCGAGGGGAAGACAGCCGACCTAATAGCGGGCGCGATTCTCGGCGTTTCCCTGCTCCTCAACGGTATGGCCCTCTATGACTTCTTCTCAAAGGGCTCTGACAAGGTTTATCACACCGCCTACGTTACCACCGGCAACCTTGGGGAGGTCTTTGGAATAACCGCCGATACCGCCTCAATGCTCATGGGGCTCGTCTCGATACTAATCGCGTTTCTCATGGCAGTCTACGCGAGCAAGTTCCTTGACTCGGGGAAGGGGAAGTTCTACGCGCTCTTCGGCCTGCTCACCGGCGCGAGCATGGTTTTCATCTACTCGACCAACCTTGTCCAGTTCGCCGTTGCGCTTGAGCTCATGGCGATAGCGATGCTTTGCCTCGTGGAGCTCGGTAATGCCAAGACTGACGCCCTCAAGGCCTTCCTCGTCCTCAACGTTGGAGTGCTCCTCATCCTCGGAGCGGTTGCCGTTCTCGGCACGGGACAGGACCTTACCAAGGCCACTTATGACGGCACGGCGTTCCTCCTGCTAATCTTCGCGGCCTTCATGATGAGCTCACAGTTCCCGTTCTACTCCTGGCTTCCGGACTCAACAGCCTCTCCTATTCCCGCGAGTGCCTATGTGCACTCCGCCTCGATTGTCCCGCTCGGCGCCTACATGCTCTTCAGGGTTATCCAGTACATGAAGCCGAACGACGACTACTTCTGGCTCCTTGGAGGTCTGACCGTTGCCCTCATAATCCTGATGATGATTTACTACCCGCTCCAGCGCGATGCAAAGAGGCTCATAGCCTACTCCACCATAGCCCAGACCGGCGTTGCATACATAACCCTCGCCTACGCCCTGCTCGGCCACGTCGCGGGAATCCAGATAGCCCTCTATCAGGTCGTCAACCACGCGGTCGTCAAGGCCCTCGCCTTCGCCTCCGTCGGAGGACTCGCCTTAGCATACGGCACCACCGACCTCAAGCTCATCAAGGGCATGAGGAGAACCGTCCCCTGGACGAGCATAGCATGGTTCATGAGCTTCCTCGGACTGGCCGGTGTCCTTCCGCTCGGCCTGTTCTTCAGCAAGGCCTTCACAATCATGAGCACCAGACACGCCAAGGGAATCGCCTCGTGGCTCTTCCCGGCAGTGGTTCTCATAGACGCGGCAATATTCCTCATCGTGGTCCTCCTCTGGTTCAGGGAGATATTCTTCGGCGAGGGTGAGGCAAAGAAAGAGCCAAAGGTCATCGTTGCAGTGCTCATCGTCCTCATAATCGTCGGCATAATAATGCCCTGGGTCAGCCTCGACGTTGTGATGAAGATAGGCTTTGCGGGGTGA